The Prevotella herbatica genome contains the following window.
AACAATATCCTTGCTCTGAACGTCTCCTTTGACTAGTAGGTAATTGCCAGTAAGGCATCCCATAGGTCCCCAGTATATGATGCGGTCTTTCCATTCTGCATCATTGCGCAGATATGTTGCTGCAAGATGTTCAATAGTATGTATTGCTCCATTGTGCAATACAGGTTCTCTATTAGGTTCCTTCATTCTAATGTCAAAAGTAGTGATAGTCTCATTACCGACATTATCTTTGCGGCTAACGTAAATACCACGAAGAAGTGCTTCGTGATTTATTGTAAAACTTGGTATTTTATCCATAATCATTTATTTATAGCGTCAATAAAACTCTTTGTAACTTCGAAACTTCCCTCTGCCATACGGTCCCAGAAGTCGAAATACATTTGTGCTTTGTTGTCTTTAAGTGGAACATCACTTATTATTCTGAAACTGATAAACGGTGTGCCAAAGATATGGCATGTCTGTGCTATGCTGCAACTCTCCATGTCTACAGCTGTAGAACTAGGGAATTTCTCCATTATCTGTGTCATCTTTTCTCGACTGTCAACAAACCACTCTCCGCTTACAGTAAGTCCCTTCTTTATTTTAAGTTCTCCATGATTTAGTTTCAACGCTACACTTACCAAATTTTCGGGTGCTTTGAAACGTGCCGGCATACCGAGAATTTGTCCAAATTCGCAGTTGTCTCCACAATATGCATCATGATATGTACATTCTTCTGCTACAACAACGTCACCTACATTCAGTGTAGTGTCGGCTCCACCAGCGCATCCTGTAGATATAATCAGGTCGGGATGATGCTCAGATATCATCTTTGTTGCACCAATAGCAGAATTAACTTTGCCAATGCCGCATTTCTGAATTATGATATTTTCATCATTGTAAAACACTTTTTCCAGTTGTGTGAATTCTTTATCCATCGCAACTATAATTCCAATCTTCATATTTTATATATTTTCTTTGGTGCAAAGTTAATAAAAACCTCATCTTATGAACAAATAAATTATTGTTATTTATAGATATTGTGCATTGAAGTCCTTCTTCTTGAGGATGGATACTTATATATTTAATGTATTTATATGTTTGTTTACTATATTATAAATCTTAATTTTGGTTTAAAGTTTCATTTTGATACTTAATTTATTATGATAATGTTAGATTGTAATAATAAGACTTACGTATCCTTACAGTTTAATACTTTTAGTCTATTTTGATATCTTTTTGTATTGTGTTTTGTCTTTTTAGCTATCGTTTTGCTAACTTTGCAGCACAAATAGCAAACAAATTGTAACCAATAAACAGTAGAAAATATTATTATGTGTGGAATTGTATCAATATTCAACATCCAAGAGCAAACTCCTGAACTAAGACAGAAAGCTTTGCGTATGAGTCAAAAAATTCGTCACCGTGGTCCCGATTGGAGTGGGATATATTGTGGTGGTTCCGCTATCTTGGCTCATGAAAGATTATCAATAGTAGATCCTGAATCAGGAAAACAACCTTTGTTTAGTCCAGATAAAAAACAAATTCTTGCTGTGAATGGTGAGATATATAATCATCATGAGATAAGAAAACAATATGAAGGTAAGTATCAGTTCCAAACAGGAAGTGATTGCGAAGTCATCCTTGCTTTATATAGAGAGAAGGGTATTGATTTTCTTGAGGATATAAATGGTATTTTTGCATTTGCACTTTATGATGCTGAGAAAGATGAGTTCCTTATTGCTCGTGATCCAATTGGAGTTATACCTCTTTATATAGGATATGACGATGATGGGAAAATTTATGTAGCAAGTGAACTGAAAGCTCTTGAAGGTAATTGTGACAGATATGAAGTGTTTTTGCCAGGACATTATTATAGTAGTCGTGAAGGTAAGATGAAACGTTATTATACACGCGACTGGATGGATTATGATAATGTGAAAGACAATAAGGCTAGTGTTAAGGAGATTCACGATGGGTTGGAGGATGCTGTTAAGCGCCAGCTTATGAGCGATGTTCCTTATGGCGTTTTGCTTTCTGGTGGATTAGATTCTTCTGTTATTAGTGCTGTCGCTGAGAAATTTTCTCAGAATAGAGTAGAGGATAACGGTTCTACAAAGGCATGGTGGCCAAGACTTCATTCTTTTGCGGTAGGACTAAAGAACGCTCCTGATTTGGCTAAGGCTAAGTTGGTGGCAGATCATATAGGAACAGTTCATCATGAAATTAACTATACCATACAGGAAGGTCTTGACGCAATACGTGACGTTATATATTTCATAGAAACTTATGATGTTACTACTGTCAGAGCTTCAACACCAATGTACCTTTTGGCAAGAGTGATAAAGAGTATGGGTATAAAAATGGTTCTATCTGGTGAGGGAGCTGACGAAATTTTCGGTGGGTATCTTTATTTTCATAAGGCACCTTCAGCAAAGGCTTTCCACGAAGAGACTGTTAGAAAATTGTCTAAACTTTATATGTATGATTGTCTTCGTGCCAACAAGAGTCTTGCTGCGTGGGGAGTAGAGGGTCGTGTGCCATTCCTTGACAAAGAATTTCTTGATATAGCAATGCGAACAAATCCAGAAGCAAAGATGTGCCCTGGACAGACGATGGAGAAGAAAATCGTAAGAGAAGGCTTTGCTGATATGTTGCCAGCAGAGGTAGCTTGGAGACAAAAGGAACAGTTTAGTGACGGAGTAGGATATTCATGGATAGATACCTTGAAGAAAATTACGTCAGATCAGGTGAGTGATGAGCAGATGGAACATGCTGAGGAGCAATTTCCAATTAATCCTCCACGCAATAAAGAAGAATATTATTACCGTTCTATATTTGCAGAACATTTCCCAAGTGATAGTGCTGCACTTTCTGTGCCGAGTGTACCGAGTGTAGCTTGCAGTACGGCAGAGGCCCTTGCATGGGATGAGGCTTTTAAAAATATGAACGACCCAAGCGGAAGGGCGGTTACAGGAATACACGAACAAGCTTATAAAGATTGATTAGAAATTTATTATGATTACAGTTACCAACACAAACAGAGTAATGAAAAAGAGATGGATAATACTTATGCTCTCAATGGTTATTATAGCCATTTCAGGGCTTTTTGTAGGTGAACCCTCGTTTAAATGTGATTTCACGAAGATTAATGCCGCAGATGTTGCATGGCTAATCACTTCAACAATCTTCGTGCTTATGATGACTCCAGGACTGTCATTCTTCTATGGCGGAATGGTTGGAGCCAAAAATGTTATTTCAACGATGCTTCAAAGTTTCATAGCGATGGGACTCATTAGTGTCCTTTGGGTAGTTTTTGGATTTAGTCTTGCTTTTGGTGATGATATCGGAGGGGTTATAGGTAATCCACTGACATTCTTGATGTTTAAGAATGTCGGAGCAGGAGTTTATATGACAGCTACAGGTAAAGTACTTGGTGGTGCTACAATTCCTCTTGCATTGTTTGCCTTGTTTCAGATGAAATTCGCAATTATAACACCTTCTTTAATTACAGGATCTTTTGCAGAACGTGTTAGATTTTCTGGCTATCTGTTCTTCATGATATTCTTCTTCGTTGTGATTTATTGTCCGTTGGCTCACATGACATGGCATCCTGATGGTCTGTTCCTGAAATGGGGAGTTGTCGATTTTGCCGGTGGTATTGTGGTTCATGCATCTTCTGGTGTGGCAGCTTTGGCTGGAGCTATATTCTTAGGGCGCAGAAAAAAATCAACGATAGACGCAGAACCTGCAAATATTCCATTTGTATTACTTGGTGCAGCATTACTTTGGCTTGGATGGTTTGGATTCAACGCAGGAAGTTCACTTCATGCAGATGGTACAGCCGTTAAGGCATTCCTTAATACAAACACAGCAAGTGCAACAGCTATGATGACATGGATATTCTTTGATTGTCTTCGTGGACGTAAACCTTCTGCAATGGGTGCAGCTGTTGGATGTGTTGTCGGTCTTGTCGCAATCACTCCTTCTGCTGGATATGTAACAGTTGGACAGAGTATCTTTATTTCTTTTGTTATAACAATAATATGTAATATTGCAGTTTATTGGCGCAGTCATTCTAGAATTGATGATGCCTTAGACGTATTCCCAACTCATGGAACTGGTGGTATTTTCGGTACAGTTCTTACAGGTATATTCATCCAAGGTGGATTAATATCTGGAACTTGGGCTGGTTTTATAGTATTCCTCTATCACATATTGGCCGTTGTAATCGTATTTGTTTATACTTTTGGTATGAGCTATTTCGGATATTGGCTTATAGATAAGATGATTCCAATGCGAGTAAGTTCAGAAAGTGAGGAAATAGGTCTAGACCTTAGTCAGCACGACGAGCATTATGGACTTGCACATGTTGGAGAACGTGAATTAGCAGAATATGAAGAACACATAAAAACAAAGAATGAGAATAGACAATAGAGTTTAATTCTTGTTTTTCGTACATACGGGGCATAACGATAAAGTTATGTCCCGTATGTTTTTTTTAACATGTTTGGTCTGTATCTTTAACAGGTGGTAAAGACCGGTGTAGTGTTAAGATAAAAAATGAACAAAATCGTTTTGTTCTCTTCAATATTTGCACTATCTTTGCAAGCAGATATCAAAATATAAACGTTTATATAATTATAATGGAAACTTTAAAGAAATATCTGCCGGACCTCTTGGTTGTGGTAGTTTTTGCAATTATCTCTTTTGCCTATTTCTTTCCTGCTGATACAGAAGGACGAATTTTGTATCGCCATGATGCTTCTGCTGGGCGTGGTGCAGGTCAGGAACAAAGCGAATATCACGATCGTACAGGTAAAATAACACGATGGTCAAATTCTACATTCAGTGGAATGCCAACTTACCAGACTGCACCAACTTATAAAAGTACAAGTTTTTTGCAGCAGGTTATTAGGGCATATCATTTGTGGTTGCCTGAAAACGTATGGTATGTTTTTGCATATCTTTTGGGTTTTTATATTTTGCTTCGTGCTTTTGATTTTAGACAATCGCTTGCGGCTTTGGGCTCTGTGATATGGGCTTTCTCATCCTATTTCTTTATCATTATAGCTGCAGGACATATATGGAAGGTGATGGCTCTTGCTTATCTTCCGCCAATGATAGCAGGAGTTGTGCTATCGTATCGAGGGAAGTATCTGTGGGGATTTATAGTTACTGCGATTTTCTCAGCGTTTGAGGTAGCTGCAAATCACGTGCAGATGACATATTACTTCTTGTTTGTGATATTCTTCATGATTATCGCATATCTTGTAGAGGCTATAAAACAAAAGAATTTAAAGCATTTTGGAAAGGCAACGCTGGCATGTGCTGCTGGTGCCCTCATCGGAATAATGCTTAATATATCCAATCTTTATCATACATGGCAATACTCTCAGGAGAGTATGAGAGGTAAAAGTGAATTGGTAAAGAAGAATACCGCTAACCAAACAAACAGTGGACTTGATCGTGATTATATAACTCAATGGAGTTATGGTATTGACGAAACTTGGACATTACTTGTGCCAAATACTAAAGGTGGTGCTTCTGTGCCATTAGCAGCAAATGCCAAGGCTATGGAAAAGGCTGATCCTAATTTCATGCAGATATATCAGCAAATGGGGCAGTATTGGGGCGAACAGCCTGGAACAAGTGGACCTGTATATGTAGGTGCGTTTGTGCTTATGTTGTTTATACTAGGAATGTTTATTGTAAGAGGACCTATGAAATGGGCCTTGCTTGGTGCCACGGTATTGAGTATCCTGTTGTCGTGGGGACGAAACTTTATGCCTTTCACAAACTTTTTCATAGACTATATACCGATGTATAGTAAGTTCCGAACGGTGGCGTCGATTCTTGTAATTGCCGAATTCACGATACCGCTGCTTGCAATGCTCACGTTAAAGAAGATAGTTGATGAACCAGAGATACTTAAGAGCAAGATAAAGTTTGTCTATATTAGTTTTGGGCTTACCGCTGGTGTTGCATTACTTTTTGCAATTATGCCTAATGTATTCTTCTCTGATTTCATTTCTTCATCAGAAATGCAGGCACTAAAGAGTATTCCGGCTGCATACATAGGTCCTTTGGAGAGTAATTTGCGTAGTATCCGTGAATATATATTTACGTCAGATTGTTGGCGCTCATTCTGGATTATCGTTATAGGTTCTTTCTTCTTGTTCCTTTTCAAGTCAGGAAAACTAAAGGCCCAGTATATGATTGGTGCAATAACCTTACTTTGTCTTATTGATATGTGGCAGGTAAACAAGCGCTATCTTAATGATGATATGTTTGTAGAACAGAGTGTTCGTGAACAGGCACAGCCAATGACAGAAACAGATAAACAGATTCTTCAGGATAAGAGTTTGGATTATCGTGTGTTGAATTTGTCTACCAATACATTTAATGAGAACGAAACAAGTTATTATCATAAGAGTATCGGTGGTTATCATGCTGCAAAATTGCGTCGCTATCAAGAACTAATCGAGGCTTATATAAGTCCTGAAATGCAGAAACTTATGCCTGCAATATCAACTGCTGGCGGTGATATGACAAAGGTTAGTGGTGACAGTATCTTCCCTATACTGAATATGCTCAATGCAAAATACTTTATTGTTCCTTTGCAAGGTAATCAGACGGTGGCAATACAGAATCCTTATGTGTATGGTAACGCTTGGTTTGTAGACAAAGTTGATTATGTAGATAATGCAAATCAGGAAATAGATAAAGTTGGAAACATAGACCTTCGCCATGAGGCTGTTGCTGATTCTAAATTCAAGAAACAACTTGGACAGTCTAAACCCCAAGACAGTACGTCTTTGGTTAAGATTACTTCATACGAGCCAAACAAGTTGTGTTATGATGTGAAGAGTGCAACAGGTGGAGTTGTGGTTTTCTCTGAAATATACTATCCTGAATGGACTGCGACTGTTGATGGTAAACCTGTAGAACTAGGTCGTGCCAACTATGTGCTCCGCGCATTGAATGTTGCACCAGGAAGTCATAAAGTTGTGCTTACATTCTATCCGAAGAGTGTTGACCAGACTGAGACGATAGCTTATGTTTCTTATGTGATACTTCTGCTTGTAGTTTTGCTTACGGTATATATAGAACGTAAAAAACGAAAGAAAACACTCTAGTATTCTACATTAAATAATAAAAGTCTGCATTGTATCATATTGATAACATGCAGACTTTTTATAAATTCTATATAACTCTTTATCAAAATTCATCACACGATTCTCTCCAATATAGTTCTTTCCATCAGTCAAATTATGGAACCAATCGAGTTATGACAATCAAAAATATTTTTTTATTTTTTGATTTTTTAATGCCGTTTCCTACATGTTTTTGCGAAACGTGTTGTTATACAAAGTGTTAGCTAATGTAGGAGAGTCCGTTGTTATACATTTTAGGGAGTGATTAGGCCCTAATCACTCGGTAATCCTACATGCTTTGCAGAGTGATAAGGCCCTTATTACTCAAAGGCGCACCGAAAAAGGTGATTTTATATTTGCTGTGCTTCATACATTTTGACTATAATACGAGTCGATTATAAACATTAATAGTTATATTTACGGAATCACGATACATATTTTAGAGTTGTTACTGACTAACTTTATAGTTTCTGAAATCCCTTACTGAAATGGTTGACATATCAAAATGTTTTATAAATCAGTTTGGTTCCCAAATTTCATTTACAGAAAGAAATGAGATTCCTATATTCACAATCCCATAAACGGCATTATGGTGATTTGCTTTACTGATGAAAACATCGCCTAATAGTCCAACCTAAAAAGCGACTTTCGTATTACGATTGAGGTAAAATCCACCGTTTTAACTACAAATACGTGCTTATAATGTAGGAATCATGTAGGAAAAGGCACTAATATACATGGGGTAATGTGTTGGCTAGTAATAGCTTAGGTTAAAAATGTATATAATGTAGGTTTATTCTCTCTTTTTTTGGAGTCTTCATTTATTGTTTTGTGATGTTCTCGGTAAATTGTCCTTGATCTTAGTAATTTTATCCCTGATTTATTAAACGTACATTTTTTAATTGCCTTGATTTTATTGATGATTTAATTTGAGTACAGTATGTCCAAAATTATGAACTGAGCCCAGATTATTCCTTTTCAGGGTTGCTAAACTTTATACGTAGAATTGTTAAATCCCCAAACTTATAAACTGAGCCACTATTTGTTAATGCCCCATTTCTTTACCAATGAATCGTATTTCTTCTTTGCTTCTGCTATAAAACTTTTATATTCATCTCCTTCTGGATTGAAGGGCTTGTGATTCAATGCTTCTTTTATAGGCTTCCATTCATTTAGAAACTCATTCGTGTCATCTCCAAAATAAGTTTCAGCAAATCGTTCCCATATATATTGAACAGCCTGATCGCTTGGGTGTAGCATATCTTCTTTGTAAAAGCGATAGTCACGCAGCTCATCATTCATGATTTCGTAGGCAGGAAAGTAATCAACATGTTCCTCTTTTGACAGTTTGTCGGCAGCTAGTAATAGAGTGGCCTTACTTAATTGACTCTCATGATAACCGTATTTACGATAACGGATAGGACTTACGGTTATAATAATTCTAATGTCTCTATTTTTAGACATTAATCTCATTACTGCTTTGCGTAGATAATTGTAACATTCATCTGTAGACAGTACTTTCTCGGTAAATAGTTTTTGTGGCTTTTTCATGCAGTTGTCTACAATCTCGCCAGTCTCATTTAAAATATAAACATGGTTTGTGCCTAGCGTAAGGAAAGCATTGTCTGGTTTGTATTCTGACTCTTCACAAAATCTTTCAACAGTATGCAGAATGCTCGCTGGATTATACATTACACCATATGGATTTATATCCGTATTGAATTTCTCCTCATGAAATCTCTTGCCGATATTGTCAGCAAAGCATGAACCCACGAAAAGCATTCTTTCACAAGGATGAATTGTCCATGATGATTTAGTTATGTTTACTTTTGTTGTAAATTCCATAATCTTGATTTTTGTCCGTTACGTTCTAGTCTTAATTATTCTGCCTTTTGTGAATGATGGCATTGCAAGAGAGTGAGCATAGTTTGAATTATGCTATTTTAAACAGTTTCTCTAGTGTGCAAAGATAAGAAAATACAATTAATTTTTCATTGTATTACCAATTATTAATGTTATATTTGCAAATATAATGCAAACTATAAACAACCATGGAAAGTAAAATACCCCATGAATTTAATAAGTTTTATCTGAAAGATGTAACGTTCGCGAATCTTATGATGAGACGTATATATAGCGTACTCATAGTTGCCAATCCTTATGATGTTTTTATGTTGGAGGATGACGGACGTGTGGAAGAAAAAATATATAATGAGTATATGGAGCTGGGACTTAGATATCCACCAACATTTACTCAGGTATCAACGACCAATGAGGCTGCTAAAGTTCTTAATACAACTAATATAGATTTGGTGATTTGCATGCCAGGTAATGCAGATAATGATGCGTTCACAGTGGCAAGAGATATAAAAGGTCTGTTTTCGGATATACCATGCGTAGTGCTCACACCTTTTTCTCATGGTATTACAAAAAGAATGCAGAACGAAGATTTAAGTATCTTTGATTATGTATTCTGCTGGCTAGGAAATACTAATCTTATTCTATCAATAATAAAACTGCTTGAAGATAAGATGAACCTAGAGCACGACATCAAGGAAAGTGGTGTGCAGATGATATTGCTAGTGGAGGATAGTATTCGTTTTTACTCTTCGATATTACCCAATTTATATAATTACATTCTTGCTCAAAGTAAGCGGTTCGCCACAGAGGCACTTAACAGACATCAGTCAACACTTCGTATGCGTGGACGTCCTAAAGTTGTGCTTGCCCGTACTTATGAGGAAGCAATGAATATATATAAAAAGTTTGCTGATAATTGTATAGGTGTAATCAGTGATGCACGTTTTCCGATGAAGGAGATGTCTCCTAAAGAAAATGTGTTGCAGCCATCTCCATTGCGTGATTCTGCGGTCTATAAAGATCCTGAAGCTGGGTTGAAATTGTTGCGTGCTATTCGTGAGCGCGATGAATATGTGGCACTTATTATGGAAAGCGCAGAATGCAAATACCGTGAAAAGGCAGAAGCAGAGTCTTTTCATTTCGTTGACAAAAATTCCAAGACAATGAGTCTTGACTTGCGCCGAATAATGGAAGAACACATGGGCTTTGGTGATTTCATCTTTCGTGATCCAACTACTCATGAAGAAGTAATGAGGATAAGATCATTAAAGGAATTGCAAGATAATATTTTTAAGATTCCAAATGCTTCTATGCTTTATCATGTGAGTCGGAATCACATGAGCCGCTGGCTTAGTGCACGTGCTATATTCCCAGTGTCGCAGTTCCTTAAAAATGTTACTTGGCATAAGTTGCAGGACGTAGATGCTCATAGGCAAATAATTTTTGATGCTATAGTGAAGTATCGCCACATGAAGAATATTGGAGTTGTTGCTGTATTCGACAGAATGAAATTCGACCGTTATGCACATTTTGCACGAATAGGTGACGGCTCTCTAGGTGGTAAAGGACGTGGCTTGGCATTCCTTGATAATATTGTTAAGATGCATCCTGAATTTAATCAATATCATGGTGCGTCCGTTCAGATACCAAAAACTGTAGTCCTTTGTACTGATATTTTTGACCAGTTTATGGAACAAAACAATCTTTATCAAATAGCACTTAGTGATGCGCCAGATGAAGAGATATTAAAACATTTCCTTAGAGCACAACTTCCTGATTCATTGATCGCAGATTTCTTTACGTTCTTCGATGCAACTAAAAGTCCTATCGCTGTGAGATCATCAAGTTTGTTGGAGGATAGCCATTATCAACCTTTTGCCGGTATATATAATACATATATGATACCGAATACTGCTGACAAGTACATGATGTTGCAGATGCTTGCAGCAGCAATAAAAAGTGTATATGCTTCTGTCTACTATCGTGATTCAAAAGCATATATGACAGCAACGAGTAATGTTATCGAC
Protein-coding sequences here:
- a CDS encoding S-ribosylhomocysteine lyase; protein product: MDKIPSFTINHEALLRGIYVSRKDNVGNETITTFDIRMKEPNREPVLHNGAIHTIEHLAATYLRNDAEWKDRIIYWGPMGCLTGNYLLVKGDVQSKDIVELMKRTFKFVADFEGNIPGAAAKDCGNYLLHDLPMAKYEAAKYLHEVLDNIKEENMVYPK
- the mtnN gene encoding 5'-methylthioadenosine/S-adenosylhomocysteine nucleosidase, giving the protein MKIGIIVAMDKEFTQLEKVFYNDENIIIQKCGIGKVNSAIGATKMISEHHPDLIISTGCAGGADTTLNVGDVVVAEECTYHDAYCGDNCEFGQILGMPARFKAPENLVSVALKLNHGELKIKKGLTVSGEWFVDSREKMTQIMEKFPSSTAVDMESCSIAQTCHIFGTPFISFRIISDVPLKDNKAQMYFDFWDRMAEGSFEVTKSFIDAINK
- the asnB gene encoding asparagine synthase B — protein: MCGIVSIFNIQEQTPELRQKALRMSQKIRHRGPDWSGIYCGGSAILAHERLSIVDPESGKQPLFSPDKKQILAVNGEIYNHHEIRKQYEGKYQFQTGSDCEVILALYREKGIDFLEDINGIFAFALYDAEKDEFLIARDPIGVIPLYIGYDDDGKIYVASELKALEGNCDRYEVFLPGHYYSSREGKMKRYYTRDWMDYDNVKDNKASVKEIHDGLEDAVKRQLMSDVPYGVLLSGGLDSSVISAVAEKFSQNRVEDNGSTKAWWPRLHSFAVGLKNAPDLAKAKLVADHIGTVHHEINYTIQEGLDAIRDVIYFIETYDVTTVRASTPMYLLARVIKSMGIKMVLSGEGADEIFGGYLYFHKAPSAKAFHEETVRKLSKLYMYDCLRANKSLAAWGVEGRVPFLDKEFLDIAMRTNPEAKMCPGQTMEKKIVREGFADMLPAEVAWRQKEQFSDGVGYSWIDTLKKITSDQVSDEQMEHAEEQFPINPPRNKEEYYYRSIFAEHFPSDSAALSVPSVPSVACSTAEALAWDEAFKNMNDPSGRAVTGIHEQAYKD
- a CDS encoding ammonium transporter translates to MKKRWIILMLSMVIIAISGLFVGEPSFKCDFTKINAADVAWLITSTIFVLMMTPGLSFFYGGMVGAKNVISTMLQSFIAMGLISVLWVVFGFSLAFGDDIGGVIGNPLTFLMFKNVGAGVYMTATGKVLGGATIPLALFALFQMKFAIITPSLITGSFAERVRFSGYLFFMIFFFVVIYCPLAHMTWHPDGLFLKWGVVDFAGGIVVHASSGVAALAGAIFLGRRKKSTIDAEPANIPFVLLGAALLWLGWFGFNAGSSLHADGTAVKAFLNTNTASATAMMTWIFFDCLRGRKPSAMGAAVGCVVGLVAITPSAGYVTVGQSIFISFVITIICNIAVYWRSHSRIDDALDVFPTHGTGGIFGTVLTGIFIQGGLISGTWAGFIVFLYHILAVVIVFVYTFGMSYFGYWLIDKMIPMRVSSESEEIGLDLSQHDEHYGLAHVGERELAEYEEHIKTKNENRQ
- a CDS encoding YfhO family protein, whose amino-acid sequence is METLKKYLPDLLVVVVFAIISFAYFFPADTEGRILYRHDASAGRGAGQEQSEYHDRTGKITRWSNSTFSGMPTYQTAPTYKSTSFLQQVIRAYHLWLPENVWYVFAYLLGFYILLRAFDFRQSLAALGSVIWAFSSYFFIIIAAGHIWKVMALAYLPPMIAGVVLSYRGKYLWGFIVTAIFSAFEVAANHVQMTYYFLFVIFFMIIAYLVEAIKQKNLKHFGKATLACAAGALIGIMLNISNLYHTWQYSQESMRGKSELVKKNTANQTNSGLDRDYITQWSYGIDETWTLLVPNTKGGASVPLAANAKAMEKADPNFMQIYQQMGQYWGEQPGTSGPVYVGAFVLMLFILGMFIVRGPMKWALLGATVLSILLSWGRNFMPFTNFFIDYIPMYSKFRTVASILVIAEFTIPLLAMLTLKKIVDEPEILKSKIKFVYISFGLTAGVALLFAIMPNVFFSDFISSSEMQALKSIPAAYIGPLESNLRSIREYIFTSDCWRSFWIIVIGSFFLFLFKSGKLKAQYMIGAITLLCLIDMWQVNKRYLNDDMFVEQSVREQAQPMTETDKQILQDKSLDYRVLNLSTNTFNENETSYYHKSIGGYHAAKLRRYQELIEAYISPEMQKLMPAISTAGGDMTKVSGDSIFPILNMLNAKYFIVPLQGNQTVAIQNPYVYGNAWFVDKVDYVDNANQEIDKVGNIDLRHEAVADSKFKKQLGQSKPQDSTSLVKITSYEPNKLCYDVKSATGGVVVFSEIYYPEWTATVDGKPVELGRANYVLRALNVAPGSHKVVLTFYPKSVDQTETIAYVSYVILLLVVLLTVYIERKKRKKTL
- a CDS encoding GSCFA domain-containing protein; translation: MEFTTKVNITKSSWTIHPCERMLFVGSCFADNIGKRFHEEKFNTDINPYGVMYNPASILHTVERFCEESEYKPDNAFLTLGTNHVYILNETGEIVDNCMKKPQKLFTEKVLSTDECYNYLRKAVMRLMSKNRDIRIIITVSPIRYRKYGYHESQLSKATLLLAADKLSKEEHVDYFPAYEIMNDELRDYRFYKEDMLHPSDQAVQYIWERFAETYFGDDTNEFLNEWKPIKEALNHKPFNPEGDEYKSFIAEAKKKYDSLVKKWGINK
- a CDS encoding PEP/pyruvate-binding domain-containing protein → MESKIPHEFNKFYLKDVTFANLMMRRIYSVLIVANPYDVFMLEDDGRVEEKIYNEYMELGLRYPPTFTQVSTTNEAAKVLNTTNIDLVICMPGNADNDAFTVARDIKGLFSDIPCVVLTPFSHGITKRMQNEDLSIFDYVFCWLGNTNLILSIIKLLEDKMNLEHDIKESGVQMILLVEDSIRFYSSILPNLYNYILAQSKRFATEALNRHQSTLRMRGRPKVVLARTYEEAMNIYKKFADNCIGVISDARFPMKEMSPKENVLQPSPLRDSAVYKDPEAGLKLLRAIRERDEYVALIMESAECKYREKAEAESFHFVDKNSKTMSLDLRRIMEEHMGFGDFIFRDPTTHEEVMRIRSLKELQDNIFKIPNASMLYHVSRNHMSRWLSARAIFPVSQFLKNVTWHKLQDVDAHRQIIFDAIVKYRHMKNIGVVAVFDRMKFDRYAHFARIGDGSLGGKGRGLAFLDNIVKMHPEFNQYHGASVQIPKTVVLCTDIFDQFMEQNNLYQIALSDAPDEEILKHFLRAQLPDSLIADFFTFFDATKSPIAVRSSSLLEDSHYQPFAGIYNTYMIPNTADKYMMLQMLAAAIKSVYASVYYRDSKAYMTATSNVIDQEKMAVILQEVVGHQYENHFYPNISGVLRSINYYPVGNETAEEGIASLALGLGKYIVDGGQTLRVSPYHPDQVMQTSEVETALRETQTQFYALDMSDVGSDFKVDDGFNIMKLKVKDAEHDKSLNYIASTFDTYDQIIYDGLYEGGRKIISFAGVLQQEIFPLPELLQMSMKYGSCAMRRPVEIEFACNINEDKTGELYLLQIRPIVETKGVLETDITKIPDDGCLLRSHNSLGHGVSDDVVDVVYVKYDDNFSAMNNYYVADDIERINRKFLAAGKNYVLIGPGRWGSSDHYLGVPVKWPHISAARIIVELALKNYHVDPSQGTHFFQNLTSFGVGYFTIDCNSESGGFIRKDVLDAMTAIEETDYVRHVKFDKPLKIMVDGIKQEGAVVINES